Proteins from a single region of Anthonomus grandis grandis chromosome 10, icAntGran1.3, whole genome shotgun sequence:
- the LOC126741324 gene encoding glutaredoxin domain-containing cysteine-rich protein CG12206-like has product MSEHQEPVTCVPPPLPPKTKRYHAVTTDRDIVISAHSNRNNSTVNLNTVDVNVPGFRELTYSCENSGESHVVKIRISPEVVGGSDGTVCCSEEGGERELCSKLDSGCSIRISVNNNTMVDTAERSNLPHYFFNQFGGLMSSGQISPSDTLDSGTGSDLDGTPPPFMKKKNSVGGVSVTVIGSHKKAASVSSGAEVDSDDSESHSSESSISCDSLNYRKLFSTGKNKARENISVMPLNLLQDIRQRKESQSPSLVDEKCYEERQKENSTLAKKDTEIHSDSFLKFHLNEKDIEEDILPRTLVIEDETFAGYKDLLAGEKSGTIRSAKGTVRGVKNRVRAGIATFLQINSAEKTYKAKDSGKVVVYTTTMGIIRETYQACMKVKQILRTLLIKFEERDVFMSTDYQNEIRERMKSDQILVPQVYIDGQHCGDAETIEKLNESGELRKILKPYKSPDACSTCQVCGGYRLLPCGICNGSKKSVHRNHFTTEFVALKCMNCDENGLVMCSNC; this is encoded by the exons ATGTCCGAACACCAAGAGCCAGTCACCTGTGTACCGCCACCGCTTCCACCTAAGACCAAGAGATATCACGCCGTTACAACGGACAGAGACATAGTAATCAGTGCTCATTCTAACCGCAACAATTCGACGGTCAACCTCAATACGGTCGACGTGAATGTGCCCGGTTTCCGCGAGTTAACGTATTCATGCGAAAATAGTGGTGAGAGTCACGTTGTTAAGATCCGAATTAGTCCGGAAGTGGTAGGGGGTAGTGACGGAACAGTGTGTTGCAGTGAAGAGGGTGGTGAGAGGGAGCTATGTTCTAAGTTGGATAGTGGATGCAGCATAAGAATATCTG ttaacaATAATACAATGGTCGATACGGCTGAGAGGTCTAACCTACCCCATtacttttttaatcaatttgGAGGACTTATGAGCAGTGGACAAATAAGTCCGAGTGACACGTTAGACTCAGGGACCGGCAGCGATTTGGATGGGACTCCTCCACCttttatgaaaaagaaaaattctgtTGGGGGAGTGAGTGTTACTGTTATTG gtTCCCACAAAAAGGCGGCAAGTGTCAGTAGCGGAGCTGAGGTAGACAGCGACGATAGCGAAAGTCACAGCAGTGAAAGTAGCATCAGCTGCGATTCGCTAAACTATAGAAAACTGTTTTCTACGGGGAAAAATAAAGCAAGGGAAAACATCTCTGTTATGCCTTTAAACTTATTGCAGGATATTCGACAAAGAAAAG AATCTCAATCTCCCAGCCTGGTTGATGAAAAATGCTATGAAGAGCGTCAAAAGGAGAACTCTACCTTAGCCAAAAAAGATACAGAAATACACTCAGACAGTTTTCTTAAATTCCATTTGAATGAAAAGGATATCGAAGAAGACATTCTACCTCGAACTTTGGTGATTGAAGATGAAACATTTGCAGGATACAAAGACCTGTTAGCAGGGGAAAAGTCAGGCACTATTAGAAGTGCCAAAGGCACAGTGAGAGGCGTGAAAAATAGAGTCAGGGCAGGCATTGCCACGTTTTTACAAATTAACTCAGCAGAAAAG ACCTACAAAGCAAAAGACTCTGGAAAAGTGGTCGTTTATACCACCACCATGGGTATAATAAGAGAGACTTATCAAGCATGTATGAAAGTAAAACAGATACTCAGAACAttactcataaaatttgagGAGAGAGATGTTTTCATGAGTACAGATTATCAGAACGAAATTAGGGAGAGAATGAAATCTGATCAAATTTTGGTGCCCCAAGTGTATATCGATGGACAGCATTGTGGT gatgCCGAAACTATTGAAAAGTTAAATGAATCTGGAGAGCTTCGAAAAATTCTAAAACCTTACAAG AGTCCAGACGCTTGCTCAACCTGTCAAGTCTGCGGAGGTTACAGACTTTTGCCATGTGGAATTTGCAATGGAAGCAAAAAGTCCGTC